The Solanum pennellii chromosome 11, SPENNV200 sequence AGTTGACAGCCTTGTAAGTTCTCCATATAAGAGTAGGAAAATCTATTTTTTGATCTTCTTCTAGCTTTTTGATTCAGAATCTGAATGTAGGTGTGCCGAGTCAAAAATGTCATTGCTGATGGTGTGAGGGAGATCTGGCTGAGTAGTGAAGACACCGGGGCGTATGGTAAAGTTTTaagtatttgttttattttaccTTCAGAAGAAATAGATAGGGGTAGGGAAAGGGGGGGGGGNNNNNNNNNNNNNNNNNNNNNNNNNNNNNNNNNNNNNNNNNNNNNNNNNNNNNNNNNNNNNNNNNNNNNNNNNNNNNNNNNNNNNNNNNNNNNNNNNNNNNNNNNNNNNNNNNNNNNNNNNNNNNNNNNNNNNNNNNNNNNNNNNNNNNNNNNNNNNNNNNNNNNNNNNNNNNNNNNNNNNNNNNNNNNNNNNNNNNNNNNNNNNNNNNNNNNNNNNNNNNNNNNNNNNNNNNNNNNNNNNNNNNNNNNNNNNNNNNNNNNNNNNNNNNNNNNNNNNNNNNNNNNNNNNNNNNNNNNNNNNNNNNNNNNNNNNNNNNNNNNNNNNNNNNNNNNNNNNNNNNNNNNNNNNNNNNNNGGGGGGGGGGGAGGGCACTCTTacattttatttcttgaaaCTTGTTGTCATAACATTTGTGTGGTTGTAAGACTTATTGAAACTtttggtcttaaacatgccataACATTTGTGTGGCTATAAAAGCTTATCGTTAAAGTAAAAACGGGAAATTCAAGTTAAGTTGTTTTCAGATTTAGAAAGGTTTCATTTTTTTGGATCAGACTAATAGGGAAATAATGTTGTTCTTTTTATAATGGAGGGAGTAACAGTCATAAAGCACTAAGAAACAAAAAACTGAACATGTTTTAAGttaccaatttcaaaaaaataaataaaattgaacatGTTTTAAACTTGCGTCCTTTTAGTTTTCCTAGTTTTCTTGAGTGACTTCGTACATATTATCTTTATTTAGTTACCACAATAGTATTGGCAATACTCTCTAGCTGTGAATGCTAGAAAAGCAATAGTTGGCGATAATGCTAGTCCTGTGTTAAGTGTAGGGCACAAGCCTAATAGGCTGGAGCTCCATTTGTTTGCATTAAGATTAAGACATCAAAATGATTTAAGATGTTTTTACTAGATCTGAAAACTAGATGATTTAAGCGGTTTGTTTTTCAACTTTTGGAtgtacataatttatttatttttaaacataataaatatattattcaatttttttaaaaaagtaattaaatataataaaaatataactttaatacaataaaatcattatttgattaaaaaaaaataaaacaataaggTTCGCTACTGTTGGTGGAGATAGTTTGTGTGGTGGTAAAGTTGGTTGAGGTAAGTAATTGGCGCTGGTGCTAGTGGTGGTTGCTCGTAGAGATTGTCCGCAAAAGCGTTACTGGCAAATAGTGATGGTGGAGATGGCAACGGTGGTGGCAGTGGCAGTGGAGGTGGTAAGTGTGGTAGCGACTGATCGTAGTGGTGGTTGTGATGACAAAGGTAATTGGTGGGAAGGTGGTGGGGCTTGTGTTTGTGGATAGAGTGGTAGTGGAAAGTATTCTCATAAAAAGTACCTCTTAATGATATTAACTCTTTGTTTAAGATCTTAATGATTAAGGCTTAGTTAGACCAAATAAGTAAGTAAATCTGAATGTAAATTTATGCACTTAACGTATGAACCATTCAAATCTAGTcctccattaagtgcaaacaaatgaggcctagtCTATCAAGAATGTAAAACACTTGTGTGTTTCTCAATTTTGCAGGTCGTGACATTGGAGTTAATCTTCCTATTCTATTGAATGCTATAGTTGCAGAGCTTCCTTTGAATGGAAGTACAATGCTCCGAATTGGGATGACCAATCCTCCTTATATTCTTGAGCACTTGAAGGAAATAGCTGATGTCTTATGTCATCCATGTGTGTATTCTTTTCTTCATGTGCCAGTTCAGTCGGGTAGTGATTCAGTCTTGAGTGTAAGTTTGAATTACATTATATTAATCGACattttctttttgcttttgGACAACCCTTGTGATATAGGCCCTATGCTCGCTGTCATTAGTAATGTTATTGCCACAAAATAGtttatcataaatttctcttttctctGTTCATCAATTTCAGGCAATGAACCGTGAATACACTGTAGGTGAGTTCAGGAAAGTGGTGGATACATTAATGGAACTGGTCCCTGGGATGCAGATTGCAACAGATATAATTTGTGGATTTCCTGGTATGTCTGAACATCTTGCTGCCTTGTAAGATGTTTTCAGTGAGTATGTAAGACCTGATTTTTTGTCTTCACAAGTTAGAAGCTATTTGCTTGGACTCTCCGAAAAATGTTGTCGTACCCGTGGCGGAGCATCCAAAAATTTGATATTGGAGGATCCAACACACACTCGCCCACATTttagtccgagcaacatagattAGAAGCTTAGTCTTCCACTCTAAGAAGTCCCCTCCCCCTTGGAATCAATTAAACTGAAGCATGATCTTAGAATAGGATTTTTTTctgaacaaagaaataaaacagttctctttcttcttttataaaaaaaggtTGATTTATAATCCTCATAACTACTGTAAAAAGGGTAAATTATTCCAGTTGTTTGTTTTTTGCTCATATTCTACTGTCACATAttctaaattatcaaaattggcAGTTGCTTCACCGCTCATTTGTGTTAGAGACACTCTTCAGACTTCCGGTCTGAAATATTCTAcaatattttgattatattatgattttgcCAAATCATCAAGAGTTAAGGCTTGGACCAAGAATTATTCTGATCAATTCTGCTTCTGGAAAGACCTTGCACCAAGCGTGATGATCTGTCCTTGCATTGCAGGTGAAACTGATGAAGATTTTGCTCAGACAGTTGACCTTATTAAGGACTACAAGCTTGCTCAAGTTCATATATCACAGTTCTATCCTAGGCCTGGTATACTGTATTTCAGTTTTCAATTGTTATATGTCTAGACATACCATTCtggaaaataaaggaaaaaagattTCCTGTGTCTCTTGATCCACTCTGAAAAGAACTATAGCAAAAAGCTCTAGTTTTTGCATCTGCAAATGAGGGATGTGAAGCTTTCTTTAGTGGTACATTCTGTGATGCATGGCTTTCAAATTTCTCATTGCTTGCTATAAGGTTATATGCACTATTTTGGAACTAAATGCTCATCTATTGTCAAAGACTGGTACTCAATAACCAgcttaattgattaaattggTACTTCTGTTTTTCACAAATCAATGTCAGGCACTCCTGCTGCAAGGATGAAGAAGGTTCCTAGTAATGTGGTGAAGCAACGTAGTCGTGAATTAACTGCTGTATTCGAGTCCTTTACTCCATATACTGGAGTGGAAGGAAAAGTAGAGAGGATATGGATTACTGACGTAGCTTCAGATGGGGTTCATTTGGTAAGCATGATAGAGAGCCAGATATCTGGATAACTGCTATTGTTTCATAATTGCTTTTCAACACTTCTAAAGCTTTAACTACCTAGGTGCAGTTTTTTTGCGGGAACATGATGGGTTTCCTATATTCTAAGTATATTCgtttattttaaagtataataGTTGGTGAAAGTTTTATGAAACACAAATTAGTCTTTATAAGATCAACCAGCAAAGACAAAACTCTGATCATACACATGCCTCTAATCTCCTACTCTTACTTCCATCTGTGTGTGACAAGCAAGTAATTTccctacaaaaaaattcaatattgtTCAAATTCCTATATGCATTTCATTTCCTGAATGACCATCGCATCCCCATGAGTAACTCTGTTTTCCCCCAATGGTTTAGGTTGGACACACTAAGGGATACATTCAGGTCCTGGTGATTGGTCCAGAAAGCATGCTGGGTTCCTCCGCTATGGTGAAAATAACATCCGTAGGTAGATGGTCAGTCTTTGGAGAAGTGATTGAGATCCTCTGCCAAAATGATAAGGATGTCCCCTCACATTGGAGTTTTGATGAAAGGTGCTCCCCATGCACCCTTTCAGAGGAAGCTTGTGCCTGTTCAAAAGAGCAAGAACCTTGCTCTGCAACATCTGATTGCTGCAATCAAAGTCCAACCGTGGAAGCAACAACACTGctaaagaatgaccctaatCTAGATAATCATAGCAGCAGAAACTTAATTGGATGGTTTCTGAGGAATCGTAAGAATCAGTCTTCCAAAAAGATGGACTTAACTAGCTCGGAGTCTAAGGAGAAGCCGATACAGGATTTAAGTCACTGGAGCGCTTGGAGTCTTGTTGATATAGCTCTACTTAGTGGAATATTATTGAGCTTGTTCACAATAGTAGctctattttttaatcttgGATCAAGGAGTTTGTCATCCAAGTAACTCAATTTTGTatcttcaattatttttttctctagtCACAAAGTTGAGGGCAGATGCGCTCTTGCAAGAGTTTGACATTGTGGTTTGTTTTTATCACAGTAATGTGATGGATTTTGTGTCAACCATGTGCTATACACACTTGGCAGTAATAGTAATTTCTCTTGTAACCAGAAAAAATGAGTCTGGCAGTGAACGTAATTTGAGAATTTAAGATGGCTACACAATCCTAATCAGCTTTGAATTTACAATACTTTTTACATCTAAACAGATACAAACAACTATACTCTACAACCTCATAGGATGATTACAATATCaaccaagaaaataaacaaagacTTGTTAATTATGTAAGTAGGGATTATGGGGGAAACAAGGGAAACTGCTCTTCCATTTGTGTCTTGTGTAGCAGCCTTTTATACCCCACTTATTCACTGAACCCATCTCTCTATTTTACAACTTGAATACAACAGATAAGGTGAAAATTTACCAGCAACTTACAAAAGCATATCAGACTTTGATGGTAACCTCTTGAAGAAGTTAACAGGTACTGATGGCAGCTTGCTCCTGAATCGTGGATGGCGCAGCCAGTGAAGTCCTATGAGCACTGCAACTACTTGGAATGGAGTAACATATAGAAACACAGCCCAGATCAATGCAAGGATTATAAATATAGCAGTAGCCCTTGGATCCCGCCAGCTTAGTATGGAAAGAGCCCTTTCACCTTGTATTGCCAAATCTCCAACTACAGTTTGCACCCTCCCCACCAAACTCCTCAGTCGATCATACCTCATTCTTATGACGTCTGTTTGCCGAGAAGTAGGGAATGTATCAAATTCTTCATCCAGTTCATCTGGGTGAGCATTTTCAGCTTGCGAAAGGCGAGCATCCAAGTGCAGTGGAGCTCTAGGTCTAAACCTGTAGTTCCACAAGCCAATTACAAACAGGTAGAGGAAAATTGTTGGCAAAATGAGTTCTGGATAGCAAATCAATATCAAGAAGAGCACATGGACAAGGATAGTCGTCAAAGGGTTTCGCCAATTGCAAATCCCATTAAACCATCCATGAACTGCAGAAATCCCAGAAAGTAGTCCCGTTATGCGAAAGAAATTAGCTTTGCTTCTTCTGAGACTGAACATATGGTAATCCACCTCCAGCATATACTCAACAACCTCCTTTCTAAGAGGTGGCTCAGCCCTGGCCAGCCTTGCAGCTACTATCTGCACTGCCTGGTGGCGCAACCAATCAATACGCCTAACGGAAATGGGTTGCACATAATGCATTTTCGGGAGCAATGGCCTCCCATATTGTGCTACCATATTCACCCAAGCAGTACACTTGAACCTTATGCTCAAATGAAGCTCACCATGTTTCCTTAAACCAGAGGTTGTAAGAACCAGCAACGGATAAAAATCTGTATAGATCCGATCAGTTTCCAAAGTCGATAACCTAATTCTCACCTTACCAATTCTCTGAATTCTCACCTTACCATTTCTCTGATCTCTAGCTTCATCTTTGCCATTGATGTGACAATTGTCAAAGACCCCAATGGTGACAACGGTACACGGATCAAACACTTCCCAAGAGAACTGCTCGTTCCATCGAGGAGCGAGAGTATCAATGAGTGTTCTTGTTCGAACCCATTTATTCCCATACTTAGCAACACAATATGAACCTGTAATTCGAGCCTCTTTACTCTTCATTGGCATCAGATTCTGGGCACTGAGAATACCTAATTCAAAAAGTCCAATACTCGGCTTTCTCAAGAACTTTGATGATGGTTGAAGATCACTGCTAAAATGTGTGGACTCATCAAGAACATGGTAACCAGCATCTATCCAAACTCTAAGATGAATCTTGCTAGAGAACttcacttctttcttcttctcgtCAACATCTGCTGCATGAGAAGGCTTGAGAAGATTGAACCATATAGCATCTATTAGCTTAGAGTTATCGACTCTGTTGGGAATATTTTTAAGTGATATCATAGCCCTGCCAATCAATTCATCTTTTCCCGGTCCAACTCTATCCACGACATCTATTATCAAATACTCCTCAAATGGCTCAGATACAACAAACATTAGCTCCTCATTCCACACCGGATTAATGTGTCTCATCGGTGAGGACTTGGTAGTCCTTGCCTGGTGCCCAAGCTGTAACTTGGCATAAGCCTCGGGCATCCGGCTTCTATCTGATGGCAGAAGATCCTGAGCTTCAATAACATGAACTCTTAGATAATACAATTTAGGTGAGAAATATACTTTGGATCGTGCATTAACCAAATTCTGTTGACTAGCCATATGAGCATCAGAATGCGAAGCCTCAGGAAAAGCCTCATCAGCTCGAGTTCCCATCCAAACAGCAAGCATGATTTCACCTCGTGGAATCTTCTCTCCTTTCTTATTGATCAACCTATACCATTGCGGAGCTAAAGTACTATCTGGTGGAACAAGAAGAGGGACTTCATCAGTCCGTATCGCCGCGGAGCAACAGCCGCGCGGCTCTCAAACCCAACCTGTGGTGGATCCCGGGAAGCCGAGCACACTGCATCTCCAGTGAACCATATCAAACATAACTTTACCAACAATATCATCTTTCCCTAAATCCTTATCTTTTACAGTAACTTCAATCAAATTAGACTGCAGTCTTTCTTTAGAGAAGGCAAAAGCACTGTTCCATACAGGGTATTGATTCTTTTCAAAATGCCTTGTAACACGTTCTTAATTACCAAGTTTCACCTCAACATAAGGATCAAGACTCCCTGATATATCCATAACTGGAAGATCCCTAGCTTTGACAAcattaatattcaaaaaatgcaTTTGGTCCACCAAATCATAAGCAGTTTTATCTGTACCCCAATACCCCATTCTTGCAGGCAAAGGTGGCCTTGTTTCCACTAACCGAAATTCAGGCCTTGGACCACCACCCATTTGCATCTGCTTTACATTGCTAGCCATTGGTCCACCAGCCTTTGCAAAATCAGTCCTTGGCCAGACGCCGGCACCGGCACTGGAATAGAATGAAAAGTTCTTACCTCTggttctttcttcttcttctggaGTAAAAGGGGTTGCTCTATCTTCACCATTATTCACATTCTGATTCTCAGTTTCCAccaacaccaccaccaccaccagcaAGAACAGCATAGATTCTTAAAGCAATATCCCCTTTAATATGTGAAAAGATTCCTCTTTAATCAAGTGGCTATCTCTGAACTAAAGCTTCAGAATCAGAAAAAGGGATAAAAGCACCAGATATCTTGACACGACCAAGAAATTTCTTGTGATGTCCCTGTTTTTGGTCATTATAAACATAAACAGAGATTGTCTGATTTTCAAGGTCTCTTGGATTCTTGATGTTGAAAACAAGAGGATTGAGATCTTTGTTTTTAGTTTGAGTTCTTTGACGTTGCTCATCAAAATCTACTGCAACAAAAGGACTTGCTGAACCTTGTCCATCCTTAGGCATCAAAATCTACCGCAACAAAAGAACTACTACTATTAACTTAGCCATTGAAGATAATCAAGAAACTACAgacaggaaaaaaaaaaaagtaacaccTTTTGAGGTCAAGTAGGTGTATGGAGTAGAATTGAAGGAAAATGGAGTTATCTCTGTGATTCAAAATAGTgacacacacaaacacaaaaaagaaaaagaaaaaaaacgcATAATTCTAATTTGGAAGTTAAAAAGTACAATGTTTCTGATACCCtcataatcaaaatataaatatgtgttTACAAAAGTAAAGTAACAGAGAATAATAgctatacaaatatatattttgatgtagaaaatataaaataattaatttaattgagaTTAGTTTTCTAATGATTATATACTttagatttaaattattttaaactataatCTATATATTACTCCATTAATGTCAATggaaacttttttatttatacacaTGGAGAAGTTTTTGCACGTTCATATTACTTGATCTTTATAATAGTCGTTTTGATTTACTTGTccaataaataaaatcaaaagagtttttagatatatttttatttctatcctTTATACTCCTTCGCTTCCTAATTACTTGTCAACTTTTGAATTGACATACATATTAAGAAAGCAACATTTTACCTCTATAAATTATAAAGTTGATgaatctaaaatttaaaatttttaataaattctacctattttttaaataattaattgagggtttaataggtaaaaatattttatcatttattggTTAtttaaaatggacaaataattaggacaatcaaaaaataaaaataaacaaataattaggaTAGAGAAAGTATTAAATGactatatattcaaatttatagttttaaaGCACTTTTAatagaaagtaaaaaaagacAAAAGTAGACGCATACCACACACTTGATGCaacaaattcataaaaatattattctatttataatgttaatgaacttaatttttttaataaatacctaggttaaaaaataaattaatataattcaaaaagATATTACACATAACAAGGATAAAATGGCCCAagcataaaataaaaaggagagTATAATCATTACATAAATCccatagttttaatatgaaattacagTCTATCCCTAATAAGTTTATCATTacattaatttcttaaaaatttaaaacatcgGATACAAGAGTTGAAGCTCgcatacattaatatgtagttCGATGCAATAATATGTAGcttaaatacattaaatattggctcggatacattaaaaactagttctgatacataatatgtagttTGAATACATTAGTATGCagctcaaatacattaatttttttttagaaattttaaaagtaatagagagtaatgaaaataagtgagacaaaaatgt is a genomic window containing:
- the LOC107004571 gene encoding threonylcarbamoyladenosine tRNA methylthiotransferase isoform X2; this encodes MDTIISKGRSAKKPLVVAGCVPQGSRNLKELEGVSIVGVQQIDRVVEVVEETLKGHEVRLLTRKTLPALDLPKVRKNKFVEILPINVGCLGACTYCKTKHARGHLGSYTVDSLVCRVKNVIADGVREIWLSSEDTGAYGRDIGVNLPILLNAIVAELPLNGSTMLRIGMTNPPYILEHLKEIADVLCHPCVYSFLHVPVQSGSDSVLSAMNREYTVGEFRKVVDTLMELVPGMQIATDIICGFPGETDEDFAQTVDLIKDYKLAQVHISQFYPRPGTPAARMKKVPSNVVKQRSRELTAVFESFTPYTGVEGKVERIWITDVASDGVHLVGHTKGYIQVLVIGPESMLGSSAMVKITSVGRWSVFGEVIEILCQNDKDVPSHWSFDERCSPCTLSEEACACSKEQEPCSATSDCCNQSPTVEATTLLKNDPNLDNHSSRNLIGWFLRNRKNQSSKKMDLTSSESKEKPIQDLSHWSAWSLVDIALLSGILLSLFTIVALFFNLGSRSLSSK
- the LOC107004571 gene encoding threonylcarbamoyladenosine tRNA methylthiotransferase isoform X1 yields the protein MEDIEDLLVGTVAGVPPGFRLPVPAAVGVNPKQRKKNGVTKLTVVQDSPTPKIPGTQTIYIKTFGCSHNQSDSEYMAGQLSAFGYALSDNPDEADLWMINTCTVKSPSQSAMDTIISKGRSAKKPLVVAGCVPQGSRNLKELEGVSIVGVQQIDRVVEVVEETLKGHEVRLLTRKTLPALDLPKVRKNKFVEILPINVGCLGACTYCKTKHARGHLGSYTVDSLVCRVKNVIADGVREIWLSSEDTGAYGRDIGVNLPILLNAIVAELPLNGSTMLRIGMTNPPYILEHLKEIADVLCHPCVYSFLHVPVQSGSDSVLSAMNREYTVGEFRKVVDTLMELVPGMQIATDIICGFPGETDEDFAQTVDLIKDYKLAQVHISQFYPRPGTPAARMKKVPSNVVKQRSRELTAVFESFTPYTGVEGKVERIWITDVASDGVHLVGHTKGYIQVLVIGPESMLGSSAMVKITSVGRWSVFGEVIEILCQNDKDVPSHWSFDERCSPCTLSEEACACSKEQEPCSATSDCCNQSPTVEATTLLKNDPNLDNHSSRNLIGWFLRNRKNQSSKKMDLTSSESKEKPIQDLSHWSAWSLVDIALLSGILLSLFTIVALFFNLGSRSLSSK